The Streptomyces sp. P9-A4 genome contains a region encoding:
- a CDS encoding RNA polymerase subunit sigma-70, giving the protein MHDDTFLTALTGRFDAHEEQLRNVALRITGSPAEAEQALAAARAGLGRDEGAAGVRAWLTALVGLECVRRVQGRGAEGETGAGGAGASETGAGGAGASETGAGGAGASETGGGGTGASGSGGGAPGPRAAADADRCPLDSVWLALFVVLESLRAEERLVYVLHDVFGLPPYETARIAGGSPDEVGRLARRVRARIRGGGAAGSEGDAGRQRAVVDRFLAAARARDARVLAAVLDPDVVAYSERGPVHGAPAVSEGAAAFARFADASRPALVDGALGAVAFVDGRPVSAVAFTLRLGRITTLTITTGEHRVRALDLAFPES; this is encoded by the coding sequence ATGCACGACGACACCTTTCTGACGGCGCTGACCGGGCGCTTCGACGCCCACGAGGAACAGCTGCGGAACGTGGCCCTGCGGATCACGGGCTCGCCGGCCGAGGCCGAGCAGGCGCTCGCGGCGGCACGGGCGGGCCTCGGCCGGGACGAGGGGGCGGCGGGGGTACGGGCCTGGCTGACGGCACTCGTGGGCCTGGAGTGCGTACGGCGAGTCCAGGGGCGCGGGGCGGAGGGCGAGACCGGGGCGGGCGGAGCCGGTGCGAGCGAGACCGGGGCGGGCGGAGCCGGTGCGAGCGAGACCGGGGCGGGCGGAGCCGGTGCGAGCGAGACCGGTGGGGGTGGGACCGGTGCGAGCGGGAGTGGTGGGGGTGCGCCCGGTCCCCGCGCCGCAGCGGACGCGGACCGGTGCCCCCTCGATTCCGTCTGGCTCGCGCTGTTCGTCGTACTGGAATCCCTCAGGGCCGAGGAACGGCTCGTCTACGTCCTGCACGACGTCTTCGGTCTGCCGCCGTACGAGACCGCCCGTATCGCCGGTGGATCACCGGACGAGGTGGGGCGCCTGGCCCGGCGGGTGCGGGCCCGGATCCGGGGCGGCGGGGCGGCCGGATCCGAAGGGGACGCCGGGCGGCAGCGGGCCGTCGTGGACCGGTTCCTGGCTGCCGCACGCGCGCGTGACGCCCGTGTGCTCGCCGCCGTGCTGGACCCGGACGTCGTCGCGTACTCCGAGCGCGGCCCGGTGCACGGCGCACCGGCGGTCTCCGAGGGGGCGGCGGCGTTCGCGCGGTTCGCGGACGCCTCCCGGCCCGCGCTGGTCGACGGCGCCCTCGGAGCGGTCGCGTTCGTCGACGGGCGGCCGGTCTCCGCGGTGGCGTTCACGCTCCGCCTGGGCCGCATCACGACCCTGACCATCACCACCGGAGAGCACCGGGTACGCGCCCTCGACCTGGCCTTTCCTGAATCCTGA
- a CDS encoding VOC family protein produces the protein MIIDAQTRVRVARPSRDLAAAERFYVDGLGLEVQWRSTSAEPGRHDLLMVGPPDGSWHFELTRDPGRPLEPAPTVDDLFVVYLGAPVEEEQVRRLVEAGGTRVAAHNPYWDEWGVTVADPDGYRLVLCSRTWGI, from the coding sequence ATGATCATCGATGCGCAGACCCGGGTAAGGGTCGCCCGCCCTTCACGGGATCTGGCCGCCGCCGAGCGGTTCTACGTCGACGGACTCGGACTTGAGGTGCAGTGGCGAAGCACCTCGGCGGAGCCGGGCAGGCACGACCTGCTCATGGTCGGGCCTCCGGACGGAAGTTGGCACTTCGAGCTGACGCGTGATCCCGGGCGTCCGCTGGAGCCCGCCCCGACCGTGGACGACCTGTTCGTCGTCTATCTGGGGGCGCCCGTCGAGGAAGAGCAGGTGCGGCGGCTGGTCGAGGCCGGTGGGACCCGGGTGGCCGCGCACAATCCGTACTGGGACGAGTGGGGTGTCACCGTCGCCGACCCCGACGGGTACCGACTCGTCCTGTGCTCCCGCACCTGGGGCATATGA
- a CDS encoding methyltransferase — MNRLTTSWGAFALTRHPEDPRDQLRAWDASDEYLLGHLAEAGTDLSGTVAVLGDRWGALVTALQAAGPGELVQISDSYLGVQATRTNLARAGAAPDAVRLLTTQDPPPPRIDVLLVRVPKSLALLEDQLHRLAPAVHEDTVIIGTGMVKEIHTSTLRLFERILGPTRTSLAVKKARLIHTTPDRSLTPRPNPWPHRYDLPADTPAPGLPGLTVTNHAGVFCADRLDIGTRFLLANLPGHLGRARVADLGCGNGVVGLAVALHEPDAELIFTDESYQAVASAEENFRTHVGAGRKAEFLVGDGLSDLPEGSVDLVLNNPPFHTHQATTDRTARRMFTDARRALRPGGELWVIGNRHLGYHVTLRRIFGNSELVASDAKFVVLRAVRTAA; from the coding sequence ATGAACCGTTTGACCACGTCATGGGGCGCCTTCGCGCTCACCCGCCATCCCGAGGACCCGCGCGACCAGTTGCGCGCCTGGGACGCGTCCGACGAGTACCTCCTCGGCCACCTGGCCGAGGCCGGTACCGACCTGTCCGGCACCGTCGCCGTCCTCGGCGACCGCTGGGGAGCCCTCGTCACCGCACTCCAGGCCGCCGGCCCCGGCGAACTCGTCCAGATCTCCGACTCCTACCTCGGAGTACAGGCCACGCGGACCAACCTCGCGCGCGCCGGAGCCGCCCCGGACGCCGTCCGGCTGCTCACCACCCAGGACCCGCCGCCCCCGCGGATCGACGTCCTCCTCGTCCGCGTCCCCAAGAGCCTCGCTCTTCTGGAGGACCAGCTGCACCGGCTCGCACCCGCCGTGCACGAGGACACGGTGATCATCGGCACCGGCATGGTCAAGGAGATCCACACCTCCACCCTCCGCCTCTTCGAGCGGATCCTCGGTCCCACCCGCACCTCCCTCGCGGTGAAGAAGGCCCGGCTGATCCACACCACGCCCGACCGGTCCCTCACGCCGCGCCCCAACCCCTGGCCGCACCGGTACGACCTTCCGGCGGACACCCCCGCGCCCGGTCTCCCCGGGCTGACGGTCACCAACCACGCCGGCGTCTTCTGCGCCGACCGCCTCGACATCGGCACCCGCTTCCTCCTCGCGAACCTCCCCGGTCACCTCGGCCGGGCCCGCGTCGCGGACCTGGGCTGCGGCAACGGCGTGGTCGGCCTCGCCGTCGCCCTCCACGAACCCGACGCGGAACTGATCTTCACCGACGAGTCCTACCAGGCCGTCGCCTCCGCCGAGGAGAACTTCCGCACCCACGTGGGCGCCGGACGCAAGGCCGAGTTCCTCGTCGGCGACGGGCTGTCGGACCTGCCCGAGGGCTCGGTCGACCTCGTGCTCAACAACCCGCCGTTCCACACCCACCAGGCCACCACCGACCGCACGGCCCGCCGCATGTTCACCGACGCGCGGCGCGCGCTGCGGCCGGGCGGCGAACTGTGGGTCATCGGCAACCGCCACCTCGGCTACCACGTCACGCTGCGCCGGATCTTCGGCAACAGCGAACTCGTCGCCAGCGACGCGAAGTTCGTCGTCCTGCGAGCGGTGCGGACCGCGGCGTAA
- a CDS encoding histidine phosphatase family protein, with translation MSLRVTLVTAARSSSLLAERFDDDRPLDEAGWYDVQLAAPALIPLGAAELRYCSPTPRSRATGTALGYAPLAQPALRDCDMGRWRGLTLAEVAALEPAAVDAWLTDPRTAPHGGEPLLAFIIRIGNWLDTRPAEDGFIVAVAEPSVVRAALVYALKAPPGTYWNVDVRPLSTVTLTGRPGLWHLQLDAALH, from the coding sequence ATGAGTCTTCGGGTGACGCTCGTCACAGCGGCACGCAGCTCCTCCCTTCTCGCCGAACGCTTCGACGACGACCGGCCTCTGGACGAGGCCGGCTGGTACGACGTGCAGCTCGCCGCGCCCGCGCTCATCCCGCTCGGCGCGGCCGAGCTGCGCTACTGCTCCCCGACCCCGCGCAGTCGCGCCACCGGCACCGCCCTCGGCTACGCCCCCCTTGCCCAGCCCGCGCTGCGCGACTGCGACATGGGCCGCTGGCGGGGCCTGACCCTCGCCGAGGTCGCCGCCCTCGAACCGGCCGCCGTCGACGCCTGGCTCACCGACCCCCGTACCGCCCCGCACGGCGGCGAACCCCTCCTCGCCTTCATCATCCGGATAGGGAACTGGCTCGACACCCGCCCGGCCGAGGACGGCTTCATCGTCGCGGTCGCCGAACCCTCCGTCGTACGGGCCGCCCTCGTGTACGCCCTCAAGGCACCGCCCGGCACGTACTGGAACGTCGACGTCCGCCCCCTCTCCACCGTCACCCTCACCGGCCGCCCAGGCCTCTGGCACCTCCAGCTCGACGCGGCCCTCCACTGA
- a CDS encoding GNAT family N-acetyltransferase — protein sequence MNDSATTASPVMHGAYEISADPGRIDAARVHHWLSTDAYWALGRPREKQDRAIATSLNFGAYHRETGEIAAYARVVTDYATFAWLCDVYVDRPARGTGIGTALVTVVRDHLEPYGLRRIMLATADAHGVYEKVGFTPLQNPDKWMTLGQH from the coding sequence ATGAACGACAGCGCGACCACCGCCAGCCCCGTCATGCACGGTGCGTACGAGATCTCAGCCGACCCGGGGCGGATCGACGCCGCCCGTGTCCACCACTGGCTCTCCACGGACGCCTACTGGGCCCTCGGCCGACCTCGCGAGAAGCAGGACCGGGCGATCGCGACCTCTCTCAACTTCGGCGCCTACCACCGCGAGACCGGAGAGATCGCCGCCTACGCGCGCGTCGTCACCGACTACGCCACCTTCGCCTGGCTCTGTGACGTCTATGTCGACCGTCCGGCCCGCGGCACCGGCATCGGCACCGCGCTCGTCACCGTCGTCCGCGATCACCTTGAGCCGTACGGGCTGCGCCGCATCATGCTCGCCACGGCCGACGCGCACGGCGTGTACGAGAAGGTCGGTTTCACGCCACTGCAGAATCCGGACAAGTGGATGACTCTCGGGCAGCACTGA
- a CDS encoding aminotransferase-like domain-containing protein, producing the protein MNERSSVAELAQSLRGELNCYSPGGKLPSSRALVERYRVSPVTVTRALAQLAAEGLVVTRPGAGAFRAEPRTAAPATGDTSWQELALSADTATELVPRAVDASGVLVTLAAPPPGVVEFNGGYLHASLQPERALAAALARAGRRPGAWSRPPTDGLPELREWFAREIGGGVTAAEILITAGGQSAITTALRALAPPGTPVLVESPTYPGMLAVARAAGLRPVPVPTDADGVRPELLEAAFRATGARVFVCQPLFQNPTGAVLAPERRREVVRIARAAGAFVVEDDFARRLVHEDAPPLPAPLAADDPDGVVVHVCSLTKITSPNLRVGALAARGPVLERLRAIQVVDSFFVPRPLQEAALELVGSPAWHRHLRGVSQELRSRRDILAGAVARHLPALALPHVPYGGYHLWLRLPDTVPEAALLTAALRTGVAAAPGRPYFCAEPPAGHIRLSFAGVAGPTEIAEGVRRLRTAVDELTP; encoded by the coding sequence ATGAATGAGCGTAGCAGTGTCGCGGAGCTGGCGCAGTCCCTGCGTGGGGAGTTGAACTGCTACTCACCTGGTGGAAAACTGCCGTCCAGCCGGGCACTCGTCGAGCGCTACCGGGTCTCTCCGGTGACCGTTACCCGGGCCCTCGCACAGCTCGCCGCCGAAGGGCTCGTCGTCACCCGCCCCGGCGCCGGCGCCTTCCGGGCCGAGCCCAGGACCGCCGCCCCCGCCACCGGGGACACCTCCTGGCAGGAGCTCGCGCTCAGCGCCGACACCGCCACCGAACTCGTGCCCCGGGCCGTCGACGCCTCCGGTGTCCTCGTCACCCTCGCCGCGCCGCCGCCCGGCGTCGTCGAGTTCAACGGCGGCTACCTCCATGCCTCCCTCCAGCCCGAGCGGGCCCTCGCCGCCGCCCTCGCCCGCGCCGGGCGTCGCCCCGGGGCCTGGAGCAGGCCGCCGACCGACGGCCTGCCCGAACTGCGGGAGTGGTTCGCCCGCGAGATCGGCGGCGGTGTCACCGCCGCCGAGATCCTGATCACCGCTGGCGGCCAGTCCGCCATCACCACCGCCCTGCGGGCCCTGGCACCGCCCGGCACCCCCGTCCTCGTGGAGTCGCCCACCTATCCGGGCATGCTCGCCGTCGCCCGAGCCGCCGGGCTCCGCCCCGTCCCCGTACCCACCGACGCCGACGGGGTCCGCCCCGAACTCCTCGAAGCCGCGTTCCGCGCCACCGGAGCCCGGGTCTTCGTCTGCCAGCCGCTCTTCCAGAACCCGACCGGGGCTGTGCTCGCCCCGGAACGGCGCCGCGAGGTGGTCCGCATCGCGCGCGCCGCCGGTGCCTTCGTCGTCGAGGACGACTTCGCCCGCCGCCTCGTCCACGAGGACGCGCCGCCGCTCCCCGCGCCGCTCGCCGCCGACGACCCCGACGGCGTCGTCGTCCACGTCTGCTCACTCACGAAGATCACCTCGCCGAACCTGCGGGTCGGCGCCCTCGCCGCCCGGGGCCCCGTCCTGGAACGGCTCCGCGCCATCCAGGTCGTCGACAGCTTCTTCGTGCCCCGGCCGCTCCAGGAGGCCGCGCTCGAACTCGTCGGCTCGCCCGCCTGGCACCGCCATCTGCGGGGCGTCTCCCAGGAGCTCAGGAGCCGCCGCGACATACTGGCCGGCGCGGTCGCCCGCCATCTGCCCGCACTCGCGCTGCCCCACGTCCCCTACGGCGGCTACCACCTCTGGCTCCGCCTCCCCGACACCGTGCCCGAGGCCGCGCTGCTCACCGCCGCCCTGCGGACCGGCGTCGCCGCCGCACCCGGCCGCCCCTACTTCTGCGCCGAGCCCCCCGCCGGCCACATCCGGCTGAGTTTCGCGGGTGTCGCGGGCCCCACCGAGATCGCGGAGGGCGTACGCCGCCTCAGGACGGCCGTCGACGAGCTCACCCCCTGA
- a CDS encoding DMT family transporter, whose amino-acid sequence MRANNSATATSTIAVTATAESATAAASATATAPATAAPSAIDPLRRGTLLAVLGVLSFSLTFPSTVWGLESFGPWSLVTVRSTLAALIAGVFLLVGRVPLPERRHWAGLAVVAGGVVIGFPLLTTLALQTSTTSHAAVVVGLLPLTTATFAALRTGRRPSRTFWGAAVSGAVVVIAFTLQQSGGAVSRGDLYLFGALLVCAAGYTEGGRLARLMPGWQVIGWALILCLPLMVAGSAVALSLEPVRLTAHGVIGLVWVAAGSTFFGLYVWYRGMASIGIPKASQLQLAQPLLTLFWSVFLLGETLPLAAPLAAVAVLVCIAVTQRAKS is encoded by the coding sequence ATGAGAGCAAACAATAGCGCTACTGCCACGTCGACGATAGCGGTCACCGCCACCGCCGAAAGCGCCACCGCCGCCGCGAGCGCGACCGCCACCGCGCCCGCCACCGCCGCCCCGAGCGCCATCGACCCGTTGCGTCGCGGCACCCTCCTCGCCGTTCTCGGCGTGCTCTCCTTCTCGCTCACCTTCCCGTCGACCGTCTGGGGCCTGGAGAGCTTCGGCCCCTGGTCCCTGGTGACGGTGCGCTCCACGCTCGCCGCCCTCATCGCGGGCGTCTTCCTCCTCGTCGGCCGGGTGCCGCTGCCGGAGCGCCGCCACTGGGCGGGCCTCGCGGTGGTCGCCGGCGGGGTCGTCATCGGCTTCCCGCTCCTGACGACGCTGGCCCTTCAGACGTCCACCACCTCGCACGCCGCCGTCGTCGTGGGCCTGCTGCCGCTCACCACGGCGACCTTCGCGGCGCTGCGGACCGGGCGCCGCCCTTCCCGTACCTTCTGGGGCGCGGCCGTGTCCGGCGCGGTCGTGGTGATCGCCTTCACGCTCCAGCAGAGCGGTGGCGCCGTGTCGCGGGGTGATCTGTACCTGTTCGGCGCCCTGCTCGTGTGCGCCGCCGGCTACACCGAGGGTGGCCGCCTCGCCCGGCTGATGCCCGGCTGGCAGGTCATCGGCTGGGCCCTGATCCTCTGCCTGCCGCTGATGGTGGCCGGCTCGGCCGTGGCCCTCTCCCTGGAACCGGTGCGTCTGACCGCCCACGGTGTCATCGGTCTGGTCTGGGTGGCCGCCGGTTCCACCTTCTTCGGCCTGTACGTCTGGTACCGGGGCATGGCGTCGATCGGCATCCCGAAGGCGAGCCAGCTCCAGCTGGCGCAGCCGCTCCTCACCCTCTTCTGGTCGGTCTTCCTGCTCGGCGAGACGCTGCCGCTCGCCGCCCCGCTCGCGGCGGTGGCCGTGCTGGTCTGCATCGCCGTCACTCAGCGGGCGAAGAGCTGA
- a CDS encoding DUF1918 domain-containing protein, with protein MQANVGDKLLVHGRTVGHHDRTAEVLQVLGENGMPPYRVKFDDDGHEALMSPGPDTVVRHHPEAGIG; from the coding sequence ATGCAGGCGAATGTGGGCGACAAACTGCTGGTGCACGGCCGGACCGTCGGTCATCACGACCGTACGGCCGAGGTCCTTCAGGTACTGGGGGAGAACGGCATGCCCCCGTACCGCGTGAAGTTCGACGACGACGGTCACGAGGCCCTGATGTCGCCGGGCCCCGACACCGTCGTACGCCACCATCCGGAGGCGGGAATCGGCTGA
- a CDS encoding glycoside hydrolase family 10 protein — translation MRPFGRRGFVTGAAGAALAVTGAGAVTAAGTGAGAVAASPPEGSAPPVPEERAGPDAGGAPRRRQFRGVWIATVANRDWPSRAGLTTEKQRAELLAHLDTAVERRLNAVVLQVRPTADALWPSPYEPWAQCLTGTQGRDPGWDPLGTAVEEAHARGLELHAWFNPYRVANHTDPTRLTAGHPARLHPEWVLPYGGKLYYNPGLPEVRQFVQDAMLDALRRYDIDAVHWDDYFYPYPVAGQVFADDEAYARYGGDFPDKASWRRNNTDLLVSGTAARIKEIKRDVAFGVSPFGVWRNVATDPEGSDTRAGVQTYDDLYADTRKWIREGWVDYVVPQLYWNIGLPAADYAKLLPWWDAVVRGTGVRLYIGEALYKAGDPAQPAAWQDPKELSRHLDLAAGHPGVEGHCYFAAKEIASDPIGAMSTVVADHYPTTVRPPRLRPPGWGGRR, via the coding sequence GTGCGGCCTTTCGGCAGAAGAGGATTCGTGACGGGCGCCGCGGGAGCGGCGCTGGCCGTGACGGGCGCGGGCGCGGTGACGGCGGCGGGGACCGGGGCCGGTGCGGTCGCCGCTTCCCCGCCGGAGGGATCGGCTCCGCCCGTACCGGAGGAGCGGGCCGGTCCCGACGCGGGCGGAGCGCCTCGGCGACGGCAGTTCCGGGGTGTGTGGATCGCCACGGTCGCCAACCGCGACTGGCCCTCCCGCGCGGGCCTGACCACCGAGAAGCAGCGCGCCGAACTCCTCGCCCACCTGGACACCGCGGTCGAGCGCCGGCTGAACGCGGTCGTCCTCCAGGTCCGGCCCACCGCCGACGCGCTCTGGCCCTCGCCGTACGAGCCCTGGGCACAGTGCCTCACCGGGACGCAGGGCCGCGATCCCGGCTGGGACCCGCTGGGCACGGCCGTCGAGGAGGCGCACGCGCGCGGGCTCGAACTGCACGCCTGGTTCAACCCGTACCGGGTGGCCAACCACACCGACCCGACCCGGCTCACCGCCGGCCATCCGGCCCGGCTGCACCCCGAGTGGGTGCTGCCCTACGGCGGCAAGCTCTACTACAACCCGGGGCTTCCCGAGGTCAGGCAGTTCGTCCAGGACGCGATGCTGGACGCGCTGCGGCGCTACGACATCGACGCCGTGCACTGGGACGACTACTTCTACCCGTACCCGGTGGCCGGGCAGGTCTTCGCCGACGACGAGGCGTACGCGCGATACGGCGGGGACTTCCCCGACAAGGCGTCCTGGCGGCGGAACAACACGGATCTGCTGGTCTCCGGCACGGCCGCGCGGATCAAGGAGATCAAGCGCGACGTGGCCTTCGGGGTGAGTCCCTTCGGGGTCTGGCGGAACGTCGCCACCGACCCGGAGGGATCGGACACCCGCGCGGGCGTGCAGACCTACGACGACCTGTACGCCGACACCCGGAAGTGGATCCGGGAGGGCTGGGTGGACTACGTCGTGCCGCAGCTGTACTGGAACATCGGCCTGCCGGCCGCCGACTACGCCAAGCTGCTGCCCTGGTGGGACGCGGTCGTACGGGGCACCGGCGTCCGGCTGTACATCGGCGAGGCGCTCTACAAGGCCGGCGACCCGGCCCAGCCCGCCGCCTGGCAGGACCCGAAGGAACTGTCACGGCACCTGGACCTCGCCGCCGGCCACCCCGGCGTGGAAGGCCACTGCTACTTCGCGGCGAAGGAGATCGCGTCGGACCCGATCGGGGCGATGAGCACCGTGGTGGCGGACCACTACCCGACCACGGTCCGCCCGCCGAGGCTCCGTCCGCCGGGGTGGGGAGGGCGGCGGTAG
- a CDS encoding 3-hydroxybutyryl-CoA dehydrogenase codes for MADIERVGVVGCGQMGAGIAEVCARSGLEVKVAETTGEALEIGRTRLYNSLAKAAERGKISEEERDATLARLSFTTDLGEFADRDLVIEAVVENEQVKTEIFQVLDQVMTRPDAILASNTSSIPLVKLAVATSRPDQVIGIHFFNPAPVQKLVELIPALTTSEGTISRAQAFAEKALGKHAIRAQDRSGFVVNALLVPYLLSAIRMFESGIASRDDIDNGMEFGCAHPMGPLKLSDLIGLDTIASIADSMYAEFKEPLYAAPPLLQRMVDAGRLGRKTGSGFYPYP; via the coding sequence ATGGCCGACATTGAGCGCGTCGGAGTGGTGGGCTGCGGCCAGATGGGCGCGGGCATCGCAGAGGTGTGTGCCCGGAGCGGCCTTGAGGTGAAGGTCGCCGAGACCACCGGCGAGGCGCTGGAGATCGGCCGCACACGCCTCTACAACTCGCTGGCCAAGGCCGCCGAACGCGGCAAGATCAGCGAGGAGGAGCGGGACGCGACGCTCGCGCGGCTCAGCTTCACCACCGACCTCGGCGAGTTCGCCGACCGTGACCTCGTCATCGAGGCGGTCGTGGAGAACGAGCAGGTCAAGACCGAGATCTTCCAGGTCCTCGACCAGGTGATGACCCGCCCGGACGCCATCCTGGCCTCGAACACCTCCTCCATCCCGCTGGTCAAGCTGGCCGTGGCGACCTCCCGCCCCGACCAGGTCATCGGCATCCACTTCTTCAACCCGGCCCCGGTGCAGAAGCTCGTCGAGCTGATCCCGGCCCTCACCACCTCCGAGGGCACGATCAGCCGGGCGCAGGCCTTCGCCGAGAAGGCGCTCGGCAAGCACGCGATCCGCGCGCAGGACCGTTCCGGCTTCGTGGTCAACGCGCTGCTGGTGCCGTACCTGCTCTCCGCGATCCGGATGTTCGAGTCGGGCATCGCCAGCCGCGACGACATCGACAACGGCATGGAGTTCGGCTGCGCCCACCCGATGGGCCCGCTGAAGCTCTCGGACCTCATCGGTCTGGACACGATCGCCTCGATCGCCGACTCGATGTACGCCGAGTTCAAGGAGCCGCTGTACGCCGCTCCCCCGCTGCTCCAGCGGATGGTCGACGCGGGCCGCCTCGGCCGGAAGACGGGCTCGGGCTTCTACCCGTACCCCTGA
- a CDS encoding NUDIX hydrolase, giving the protein MQWTKLSERSVYENRWFQVNLADVELPDGRRLDHYLIRLRPVAVATAVNDADEVLMLWRHRFITDSWGWELAAGVVEDGEDVETAAAREMEEETGWRPGPLRHLLTVEPSNGLTDARHHLYWSEEATYTGPPQDDFESSRRAWVPLKQVPDMIARGEVPAANMAAGLLMLHHLRLG; this is encoded by the coding sequence GTGCAGTGGACGAAACTGAGCGAACGCTCTGTGTATGAGAATCGCTGGTTCCAAGTGAACCTCGCGGACGTCGAACTCCCGGACGGCCGCCGCCTCGACCACTATCTGATCCGGCTCCGTCCGGTCGCCGTCGCCACGGCGGTCAACGACGCCGACGAAGTGCTGATGCTCTGGCGCCACCGCTTCATCACCGACAGCTGGGGCTGGGAACTGGCCGCCGGTGTCGTCGAGGACGGGGAGGACGTCGAGACGGCCGCCGCCCGCGAGATGGAGGAGGAGACCGGCTGGCGGCCGGGGCCGCTGCGCCATCTCCTCACCGTCGAACCGTCCAACGGCCTCACCGACGCCCGGCACCATCTGTACTGGTCCGAGGAGGCCACGTACACCGGACCGCCGCAGGACGACTTCGAATCCTCGCGGCGGGCCTGGGTCCCGCTCAAACAGGTCCCGGACATGATCGCCCGGGGCGAGGTCCCGGCCGCCAACATGGCCGCCGGACTGCTGATGCTCCACCATCTGCGGCTCGGCTGA
- a CDS encoding transcriptional regulator encodes MQPNTLLDALLDEAGVSNAGLAAHVNRAGRSRGLALRYEHTAVARWLKGQRPRGQVPDLICEVLAARLHRQVTLDDIGFGVPGGPLPAVGSPLSGFVERAAALWRSDEQQRPHIVGAPAVTGTPAVMPVWEWENPPEDMDVSRVGRTSVSEVDIAVLSAARSHYEQMYRKAGGIATRARIVGFLTTETAPLLRGSYSDALGRRLHRATGGLVAVAGICAYDADAHGLAQRYFHQALRLAKASGDRGLGAYVIALLVNQSLFMGEYRQAVAFAEAALRAAGRQITPALAADLTAMQAKAYAHLGDGIAALACIRRAETAADRITPGEEPAETGYVQPGFVNVQVAEALLGLGDLSAAHEHASTAVGTPSHDRGRVHRLAMLCQIQLCRGESDAAARTAVEMTERARGMESRRLRDRLRQVRARLLTSGGGEAREAAALIDGTLRVPL; translated from the coding sequence ATGCAGCCCAACACCTTGCTCGACGCCCTGCTCGACGAAGCGGGCGTCTCGAACGCCGGACTGGCCGCCCATGTGAACCGGGCCGGCCGGTCCAGGGGCCTCGCCCTGCGTTACGAACACACCGCCGTGGCCCGCTGGCTGAAGGGCCAGCGGCCACGCGGCCAGGTGCCCGACCTGATCTGCGAGGTGCTGGCCGCCCGGCTGCACCGGCAGGTGACCCTGGACGACATCGGCTTCGGGGTGCCGGGCGGACCGCTGCCGGCGGTCGGCTCGCCGCTGTCCGGTTTCGTGGAGCGGGCGGCAGCGCTGTGGCGCTCCGACGAACAGCAGCGGCCGCACATAGTGGGTGCGCCGGCCGTGACCGGCACCCCGGCGGTGATGCCGGTGTGGGAGTGGGAGAACCCGCCGGAGGACATGGACGTGTCCCGGGTCGGGCGGACCTCGGTCTCGGAGGTCGACATCGCCGTGCTGAGCGCGGCCCGCTCCCACTACGAGCAGATGTACCGCAAGGCCGGGGGCATCGCGACCCGGGCCCGGATCGTCGGCTTCCTCACCACCGAGACCGCGCCGCTGCTGCGGGGTTCGTACAGCGACGCGCTCGGGCGCAGACTGCACCGGGCCACCGGCGGTCTCGTCGCGGTGGCGGGCATCTGCGCCTACGACGCGGACGCCCACGGGCTCGCCCAGCGCTACTTCCACCAGGCGCTGCGGCTCGCGAAGGCGAGCGGCGACCGGGGCCTCGGCGCCTATGTGATCGCGCTGCTCGTCAACCAGTCGCTGTTCATGGGGGAGTACCGGCAGGCGGTGGCGTTCGCGGAGGCGGCGCTCCGGGCGGCGGGGCGGCAGATCACCCCGGCGCTCGCCGCCGATCTGACGGCGATGCAGGCGAAGGCGTACGCGCATCTGGGCGACGGCATCGCCGCGCTGGCCTGCATCCGGCGGGCCGAGACGGCGGCGGATCGGATCACTCCGGGCGAGGAGCCGGCCGAGACGGGCTATGTCCAGCCGGGGTTCGTCAACGTCCAGGTCGCCGAGGCACTCCTCGGTCTGGGTGATCTCTCCGCAGCCCACGAGCACGCGTCGACGGCGGTGGGGACGCCCTCGCACGACCGGGGCCGGGTGCACCGGCTCGCCATGCTCTGCCAGATCCAGCTGTGCCGGGGGGAGTCGGACGCGGCGGCCCGTACGGCGGTCGAGATGACGGAGCGGGCGCGGGGGATGGAGTCGCGGCGGCTGCGGGACCGGCTGCGCCAGGTCAGGGCGCGGCTGCTGACGAGTGGCGGAGGCGAGGCCCGGGAGGCGGCGGCTCTCATCGACGGGACGCTGCGCGTTCCCCTGTGA